Proteins from a single region of Sphingomonas sp.:
- a CDS encoding acyl-CoA dehydrogenase: protein MTFQPAIADQRFVLDHIVRLSELSEEATPDLVDAVLEGVGQFATGEWAPLERVGDEVGAKWTEQGVVMPAGFVAAYKAYVENGWGTIGSPVSHGGQGLPVSLATAVIETLGTSNIGFALAPMLTVGAIESLVHHGSPAQQDAYLGKLATGEWTGTMNLTEPQAGSDVGALRTTATPRGDGTFLIKGTKIFISFGDHDMADNIVHLVLARTPGAPAGTKGISLFLVPKYRLNEDGTPGDFNDVRTVSIEHKMGIHASPTCVLSFGDHDDCVGELIGNEMGGIVAMFTMMNNARLNVGLQGVEVAERATQRAVAYARERIQSARAGQGREPVAIIEHPDVRRMLMRMKAQTQAARALVYYAFGQLDRANAGDPAAKARLELLTPLAKAHGTDLGNEVASLGIQVHGGMGYIEETGAAQHFRDARIFPIYEGTNGIQAADLVGRKLSMDNGATLLALLAEMRGDAEDTGLLNLIDACEEVGRNLLASETDDRLAASYPFLTMLATAVCGWLMEESGRIAARSEGDPAFLRMKQAAARFYVEQIVPEAMGLKAAAMAKSDVLYAVSAEEFAV from the coding sequence ATGACCTTTCAGCCAGCCATCGCCGACCAGCGCTTCGTGCTCGACCATATCGTCCGCCTGAGCGAGCTCTCGGAAGAAGCGACGCCCGACCTTGTTGATGCGGTCCTCGAGGGCGTGGGCCAATTCGCAACGGGCGAGTGGGCGCCGCTCGAGCGCGTGGGCGACGAGGTCGGCGCCAAGTGGACCGAACAGGGCGTGGTCATGCCCGCCGGGTTCGTCGCGGCGTACAAGGCCTATGTCGAGAATGGCTGGGGTACGATCGGCTCGCCGGTCTCGCATGGCGGCCAAGGCCTGCCGGTCAGCCTCGCCACCGCGGTGATCGAGACGCTCGGCACCTCGAACATCGGCTTCGCGCTCGCGCCGATGCTGACGGTCGGCGCGATAGAGTCGCTCGTCCATCATGGCAGCCCGGCGCAGCAGGACGCGTATCTGGGCAAGCTCGCCACCGGCGAATGGACCGGGACGATGAACCTGACCGAGCCCCAGGCCGGATCGGACGTCGGCGCGTTGCGTACCACCGCCACGCCGCGCGGCGACGGCACCTTCCTGATCAAGGGTACCAAGATCTTCATCTCGTTCGGCGATCACGACATGGCCGACAACATCGTCCATCTCGTCCTCGCCCGTACTCCCGGCGCGCCCGCGGGCACCAAGGGCATCTCGCTGTTCCTCGTCCCGAAATACCGCCTCAACGAAGATGGCACGCCCGGCGACTTCAACGACGTCCGCACCGTCTCGATCGAGCACAAGATGGGCATCCATGCCTCACCGACCTGCGTGCTGAGCTTCGGCGACCATGACGATTGCGTCGGCGAGCTGATCGGCAACGAGATGGGCGGCATCGTCGCGATGTTCACGATGATGAACAACGCGCGGCTCAACGTCGGCCTGCAGGGCGTCGAGGTTGCCGAACGCGCCACCCAGCGCGCCGTCGCCTATGCTCGCGAGCGTATCCAGTCGGCACGTGCCGGGCAGGGCCGCGAGCCGGTGGCGATCATCGAGCACCCCGACGTCCGCCGCATGCTGATGCGGATGAAGGCGCAGACCCAGGCGGCGCGGGCTTTGGTCTATTACGCCTTCGGCCAGCTCGACCGCGCCAACGCCGGCGATCCCGCCGCCAAGGCGCGGCTCGAACTGCTCACCCCGCTCGCCAAGGCGCACGGCACCGATCTCGGCAACGAAGTCGCCAGCCTCGGTATCCAGGTCCATGGCGGTATGGGCTATATCGAGGAGACCGGCGCCGCCCAGCATTTCCGCGATGCGCGCATCTTCCCGATATACGAGGGCACCAACGGCATCCAGGCCGCCGACCTGGTCGGGCGCAAGCTGAGCATGGATAATGGCGCGACACTGCTGGCACTGCTCGCCGAGATGCGCGGCGATGCCGAGGATACCGGTCTGCTCAACCTGATCGACGCTTGCGAGGAGGTCGGCCGCAACCTGCTGGCGAGCGAGACCGACGACCGGCTGGCGGCGAGCTATCCGTTCCTGACGATGCTCGCGACCGCGGTGTGCGGCTGGCTGATGGAGGAAAGCGGAAGGATCGCGGCGCGCTCGGAGGGCGATCCCGCGTTCCTAAGGATGAAGCAGGCCGCCGCGCGCTTCTATGTCGAGCAGATCGTCCCGGAGGCGATGGGCCTCAAGGCCGCGGCGATGGCGAAGTCGGACGTGCTGTATGCGGTCAGCGCCGAGGAATTCGCGGTCTAG
- a CDS encoding L-threonylcarbamoyladenylate synthase, whose translation MSATKPLILPYGDAAIAEAARVIASGGCVGVPTETVYGLAADATDARAVAGIYEAKGRPSFNPLIVHVCDLAAAERIAVFDDAARALARRFWPGPLTLVLPARADNGVASLVMAGHSTIAIRVPAHRAMQALLAATGKPLAAPSANASGGISPTRAAHVAASLGGRVPLVIDDGATPAGVESTIVMGSQILRPGPLTEEQLFPGEGRSPALNSESGAQPSGKEGVVSPGQLASHYAPSKPLRLDATEAKDEWLIGFGEVAGDETLSASGDLTEAAANLFDALHRADAGRAAKIAVAPIPETGVGAAINDRLRRAAHPR comes from the coding sequence ATGAGTGCAACCAAGCCCTTGATACTGCCCTATGGCGACGCGGCTATCGCCGAGGCTGCGCGCGTGATCGCCTCGGGTGGATGCGTCGGGGTGCCGACCGAGACGGTTTATGGGCTCGCTGCGGACGCAACCGACGCCCGCGCCGTGGCGGGGATCTATGAAGCCAAAGGACGGCCTTCGTTCAATCCGCTGATCGTACATGTGTGCGATCTGGCGGCGGCGGAACGGATCGCGGTGTTCGACGATGCGGCGCGCGCACTGGCGAGGCGCTTCTGGCCGGGCCCGCTGACCCTGGTGCTGCCGGCGCGTGCCGATAATGGGGTCGCGTCGCTGGTGATGGCGGGGCACTCGACCATCGCCATTCGTGTGCCCGCGCACCGGGCGATGCAGGCTTTGCTCGCGGCTACGGGTAAGCCGCTCGCGGCGCCTTCGGCCAATGCCAGCGGCGGGATCAGTCCGACGCGCGCCGCGCATGTCGCGGCGAGCCTTGGCGGGCGAGTACCGTTGGTTATCGACGATGGCGCGACGCCTGCGGGGGTGGAATCGACGATCGTAATGGGGTCGCAGATTCTGCGCCCCGGCCCGCTGACCGAAGAACAGCTTTTCCCCGGCGAAGGCCGGAGCCCAGCCTTGAACTCTGAGTCCGGGGCCCAGCCTTCGGGGAAAGAAGGGGTGGTTTCGCCTGGGCAGCTCGCGAGCCATTATGCGCCGAGCAAGCCGTTGCGGCTGGACGCGACCGAAGCCAAGGACGAATGGCTGATCGGCTTCGGCGAAGTCGCGGGCGACGAGACGCTTTCCGCCTCCGGCGACCTCACCGAAGCTGCCGCCAATCTCTTCGATGCGCTTCACCGGGCGGATGCAGGACGCGCGGCCAAGATCGCCGTCGCACCGATTCCCGAGACCGGCGTGGGCGCCGCGATCAACGACCGCCTGCGCCGCGCGGCGCATCCGCGCTGA
- the aqpZ gene encoding aquaporin Z, giving the protein MTNVQRGLAEMIGTFWLVFGGCGSAVLAAAYPDLGIGFTGVALAFGLTVLTMAYSIGHISGCHLNPAVTLGLWAGGRFAAKDIPLYVIAQVVGACIAAYLLYHVASGAPGYAGGLASNGFGEHSPGKFSFEAGMVIEVVLTFIFLLVIMGSTDSRAPAGFAPIAIGLCLTLIHLISIPVTNTSVNPARSTGPALLEGGIALQQLMWFWIAPIAGALIGGFAYKLLGADATKRPPIEGEALP; this is encoded by the coding sequence ATGACCAATGTGCAGCGCGGGCTTGCCGAGATGATCGGCACGTTCTGGCTAGTCTTCGGCGGATGCGGCAGCGCGGTGCTCGCGGCGGCATATCCCGATCTCGGCATCGGCTTTACGGGCGTGGCGCTCGCTTTCGGGCTGACGGTGCTGACCATGGCCTATTCGATCGGGCATATCTCGGGCTGCCATCTCAATCCGGCGGTAACGCTCGGGTTATGGGCGGGTGGACGCTTCGCGGCGAAGGATATCCCGCTTTATGTGATCGCGCAGGTCGTGGGCGCCTGCATCGCCGCGTACCTGCTTTACCATGTCGCGAGCGGCGCGCCGGGCTATGCAGGCGGCTTGGCCTCGAACGGCTTTGGCGAGCATTCGCCTGGCAAATTCTCGTTCGAGGCGGGGATGGTGATCGAAGTGGTGCTGACCTTCATCTTCCTGCTCGTCATCATGGGATCGACTGACAGCCGTGCGCCCGCGGGCTTCGCGCCGATCGCGATCGGGCTGTGCCTGACGCTGATCCATCTGATCTCGATTCCGGTGACCAACACCTCGGTCAATCCCGCGCGCTCGACCGGGCCGGCGCTGCTCGAAGGCGGGATCGCGCTGCAGCAGCTAATGTGGTTCTGGATCGCGCCGATCGCCGGGGCGCTGATCGGCGGCTTTGCTTATAAGCTGCTTGGCGCCGATGCGACGAAGCGGCCGCCGATCGAAGGCGAAGCGCTTCCCTGA
- the msrA gene encoding peptide-methionine (S)-S-oxide reductase MsrA, with protein MTIETATLAGGCFWCTEAVFNDVIGVTGVESGYIGGTKVNPTYKEVCSGTTGHAEAIRVSFDTDQISYGEILDIFLATHDPTQLNRQGNDIGTQYRSAIFPHSAEQEREALDALDRARPDWPAPIVTSIETLGEWWPAEEYHQEYWSGEGQRNPYCLAVIPPKLRKLRKSFAARAKEGAA; from the coding sequence ATGACCATCGAGACCGCGACGCTGGCAGGCGGATGTTTCTGGTGCACCGAAGCGGTGTTCAACGATGTGATTGGCGTCACCGGTGTCGAGAGCGGCTATATCGGCGGGACCAAGGTCAACCCCACTTACAAAGAGGTCTGCTCGGGCACGACCGGCCATGCCGAGGCGATCCGCGTCAGCTTCGACACCGACCAGATCAGCTATGGCGAGATCCTCGACATCTTCCTGGCGACGCACGATCCGACCCAGCTCAATCGCCAGGGCAATGATATCGGCACCCAATACCGCTCGGCGATCTTCCCGCATTCGGCCGAGCAGGAGCGCGAGGCGCTGGACGCGCTCGACCGCGCTCGCCCCGATTGGCCCGCCCCGATCGTGACCAGCATCGAGACGCTCGGCGAATGGTGGCCCGCCGAGGAATATCACCAGGAATATTGGTCTGGCGAAGGCCAGCGTAACCCCTATTGCCTCGCCGTCATCCCGCCCAAGCTGCGCAAGCTCCGCAAGAGCTTCGCCGCGCGGGCCAAGGAGGGCGCGGCCTGA
- the galE gene encoding UDP-glucose 4-epimerase GalE: MRDGTVMVTGGAGYIGSHAVLALLDAGWKVVVIDNLVTGFDWAVDKRASLVVADIEDDATVRATIREHGVIAIMHFAGSVVVPESVTDPLKYYRNNTVASRALIESAVAEGVKHFIFSSTAATYGIPEVVPVKEDSPKLPINPYGMSKLMTEIMLKDVAAAHPINYCALRYFNVAGADPQGRSGQSTAGATHLIKVAVEAATGKRESVGVFGTDFDTPDGTGVRDYIHVSDLAAAHVDALDLLIADPAKNHTMNAGYGRGFSVLEVLDAVDRVTNLTINRKLEGRRAGDPDMLISDNSAILAALPWRPKNDDLDQIVRDALAWERKLAERA; this comes from the coding sequence ATGCGCGACGGAACGGTGATGGTCACGGGCGGGGCGGGCTATATCGGCAGCCATGCCGTGCTGGCCTTGCTCGATGCGGGCTGGAAAGTCGTGGTGATCGACAATCTCGTCACCGGCTTCGACTGGGCGGTCGACAAGCGCGCTTCGCTGGTGGTCGCCGATATCGAGGACGACGCCACGGTCCGCGCCACGATCCGCGAGCATGGGGTGATCGCGATCATGCACTTCGCCGGATCGGTGGTGGTGCCCGAGAGCGTGACCGACCCACTCAAATATTACCGCAACAACACCGTCGCCAGCCGCGCGCTGATCGAAAGCGCGGTGGCCGAAGGCGTGAAGCATTTCATCTTCTCCTCGACGGCGGCGACCTATGGCATTCCCGAGGTGGTGCCGGTCAAGGAAGACAGCCCCAAGCTGCCGATCAACCCCTATGGCATGTCCAAGCTGATGACCGAGATCATGCTCAAGGATGTCGCGGCGGCGCATCCGATCAATTATTGCGCGCTGCGCTATTTCAACGTGGCCGGCGCCGATCCGCAGGGGCGCTCGGGGCAGAGCACGGCGGGCGCGACGCACCTGATCAAGGTCGCGGTGGAAGCCGCTACCGGGAAGCGGGAGAGCGTCGGCGTGTTCGGCACCGACTTCGACACGCCGGACGGGACGGGTGTGCGCGACTATATCCATGTCAGCGATCTGGCGGCGGCGCATGTCGACGCGCTCGACCTGCTGATCGCCGACCCGGCCAAGAACCACACGATGAACGCCGGCTATGGCCGCGGCTTCTCGGTGCTCGAAGTGCTCGACGCGGTCGACCGGGTGACCAATCTGACGATCAACCGCAAGCTGGAAGGGCGCCGCGCGGGCGATCCCGACATGCTGATTTCGGACAACTCAGCGATCCTCGCGGCGCTGCCGTGGCGGCCGAAGAATGACGATCTCGACCAGATCGTCCGGGATGCGCTGGCGTGGGAGCGCAAGCTGGCTGAGCGCGCCTAA
- a CDS encoding phosphatase PAP2 family protein, translating into MDEPTIIRGPERPASRRIPWPIAAASACAALLLLILWFGHELSEGDGASIDRAIMLAMRVPGHPDIPAGPAWLPSAMRDVTALGSATVLTFVVASAAIFLALHQRMRSMALVLGATLLGSAVVTVIKALVSRARPDLIDRLMVEVSHSFPSGHAANSAIVYLTLATLLFPVMPDRRLRGFVLGVAILLTGAIGVSRVYLGVHWPSDVVAGWVFGGGWAMLWWWIELRWLDGKKPVAM; encoded by the coding sequence ATGGACGAGCCCACCATCATCCGCGGCCCCGAGCGCCCGGCCTCACGCCGCATTCCCTGGCCGATCGCCGCCGCTTCCGCCTGCGCCGCGCTGCTGCTGCTGATCCTATGGTTCGGCCATGAGCTAAGCGAAGGCGATGGCGCCAGCATCGACCGCGCGATCATGCTGGCGATGCGCGTGCCCGGCCACCCCGACATTCCCGCCGGCCCGGCCTGGCTCCCCTCGGCGATGCGCGACGTGACCGCGCTGGGCAGCGCGACCGTGCTCACCTTCGTCGTCGCCTCCGCCGCGATTTTCCTCGCCTTGCACCAGCGGATGCGGAGCATGGCGCTGGTACTGGGTGCGACGCTGCTCGGCTCGGCGGTCGTCACCGTCATCAAGGCGCTGGTCAGCCGCGCCCGCCCCGATCTGATCGACCGGCTGATGGTCGAGGTCTCGCACAGTTTTCCGAGCGGCCACGCCGCCAATTCGGCGATCGTCTACCTGACCCTCGCCACCCTGCTGTTTCCGGTGATGCCAGATCGCCGCCTGCGCGGCTTCGTGCTCGGCGTGGCGATCCTGCTTACCGGCGCGATCGGCGTCAGCCGCGTCTATCTCGGCGTCCATTGGCCGAGCGACGTCGTCGCCGGCTGGGTGTTCGGCGGCGGCTGGGCGATGCTGTGGTGGTGGATCGAGCTACGCTGGCTGGACGGCAAGAAGCCGGTTGCAATGTAG
- a CDS encoding bifunctional (p)ppGpp synthetase/guanosine-3',5'-bis(diphosphate) 3'-pyrophosphohydrolase, with translation MLRQYELVDRVLSYDPQADEALLNRAYVFSVNAHGSQKRASGDPYFSHPIEVAGILTDLHLDDETIATAILHDTIEDTVATPDEIKRLFGDNVARMVDGVTKLSKIEAQSETERSAENLRKFLLAMSDDIRVLLVKLADRLHNMRTLHYIKSEDKRRRIARETMDIYAPLAERIGMYEFMKEMQSLAFKELEPEAYESITRRLDALKVEGEDRIAKIGSGLKLLLSRGGIEAEVSGREKHPYSIWKKMSERHVSLEQLSDIMAFRATVETEEECYRALGVIHRRWPMVPGRFKDYISTPKRNGYRSLHTTVILADNQRVEIQIRTRDMHAQAEYGLAAHWAYKQDAVRPDTQVSWIRDLIEILEHADSPEELLEHTRMAMYQDRIFAFSPAGELIQLPKGATPIDFAYAVHSNIGDQAVGAKVNGQVVPLRTEIQQGDQVQILRSKAQEPQANWLNFAITGKARAAIRRHIRHKERDETMRLGRKLYDEIVTRLPTPPGASALKDALKRLKLADEATLMEAIARRKLTDRQVMEAVMPGSATGDEHEHPPQQHAIEIKGLTSGVAFDFAIDCRPIPGDRIVGLRRAGKPIEVHAIECAHLADSDEEDWIDLTWGDKAEGGIARIAVTLKNEPGALGAIATLIGQHKANILELRMDNRDTTFHTNVIELEVRNAAHLMKLLAALRAADVVSSAERA, from the coding sequence GTGCTGCGGCAATATGAACTGGTTGACCGGGTCCTTTCCTACGACCCCCAAGCCGATGAGGCGCTGCTCAACCGCGCCTATGTGTTTTCGGTCAACGCCCATGGCAGCCAGAAGCGCGCGTCGGGCGATCCCTATTTCAGCCACCCGATCGAAGTCGCCGGCATCCTGACCGACCTGCATCTCGACGACGAGACGATCGCCACCGCGATCCTGCACGACACGATCGAGGATACCGTCGCCACTCCCGACGAGATCAAGCGCCTGTTCGGCGACAATGTCGCGCGGATGGTCGACGGCGTCACCAAGCTTTCCAAGATCGAGGCGCAGAGCGAGACCGAGCGCTCCGCCGAGAATCTCCGCAAGTTCCTGCTGGCGATGTCCGACGACATCCGCGTGCTGCTGGTCAAGCTCGCCGACCGGCTGCACAACATGCGGACGCTCCACTACATCAAATCGGAGGACAAGCGCCGCCGCATCGCGCGCGAGACGATGGACATCTACGCGCCGCTCGCCGAACGCATCGGCATGTACGAGTTCATGAAGGAGATGCAGAGCCTCGCCTTCAAGGAGCTCGAGCCCGAAGCCTATGAATCGATCACCAGGCGGCTCGACGCGCTCAAGGTCGAGGGCGAGGACCGCATCGCCAAGATCGGATCGGGGCTCAAATTGCTGCTGTCGCGCGGCGGCATCGAGGCCGAGGTTTCGGGACGCGAGAAGCACCCCTATTCGATCTGGAAGAAGATGTCCGAGCGGCATGTCAGCCTCGAACAGCTCAGCGACATCATGGCCTTCCGCGCGACGGTGGAAACCGAGGAAGAGTGCTACCGCGCATTGGGGGTGATCCACCGCCGCTGGCCGATGGTTCCCGGGCGCTTCAAGGATTATATCTCGACGCCCAAGCGCAACGGCTACCGCTCGCTCCACACCACCGTGATCCTCGCCGACAATCAGCGCGTCGAAATCCAGATCCGCACCCGCGACATGCACGCCCAGGCCGAATATGGCCTGGCCGCGCACTGGGCGTACAAGCAGGACGCGGTGCGGCCCGACACCCAGGTCAGCTGGATCCGCGACCTGATCGAGATCCTCGAACATGCCGACAGCCCCGAGGAGCTGCTCGAGCATACGCGGATGGCGATGTACCAGGACCGCATCTTCGCCTTTTCGCCCGCGGGCGAGCTGATCCAGCTCCCCAAGGGCGCGACGCCGATCGACTTCGCCTATGCGGTGCATTCGAACATCGGCGATCAGGCGGTCGGCGCCAAGGTCAACGGCCAGGTCGTACCCTTGCGCACCGAGATCCAGCAGGGAGACCAGGTCCAGATCCTCCGCTCCAAGGCGCAGGAGCCGCAGGCCAATTGGCTCAACTTCGCGATCACCGGCAAGGCGCGTGCGGCGATCCGCCGCCATATCCGCCACAAGGAGCGCGACGAGACGATGCGGCTGGGGCGCAAGCTCTATGACGAGATCGTCACCCGCCTGCCGACTCCGCCCGGAGCGAGCGCGCTCAAGGATGCCTTGAAACGCCTCAAGCTCGCCGACGAAGCGACGCTGATGGAGGCGATCGCCCGCCGCAAGCTGACCGATCGTCAGGTGATGGAAGCGGTGATGCCGGGCTCGGCGACCGGCGACGAGCACGAGCATCCGCCACAGCAGCACGCCATCGAGATCAAGGGGCTGACGTCGGGGGTGGCGTTCGACTTCGCGATCGATTGCCGGCCGATCCCGGGCGACCGCATCGTCGGGCTGCGCCGCGCCGGCAAACCGATCGAGGTCCACGCCATCGAATGCGCGCATCTGGCGGACAGCGACGAGGAAGACTGGATCGACCTGACCTGGGGCGACAAGGCCGAGGGCGGGATCGCCCGGATCGCGGTCACGCTGAAGAACGAGCCCGGTGCGCTCGGCGCGATCGCCACGCTGATCGGCCAGCACAAGGCCAACATTCTCGAGCTCCGCATGGACAACCGCGACACCACCTTCCACACCAACGTGATCGAGCTGGAGGTGCGCAATGCCGCGCACCTGATGAAGCTGCTCGCGGCGCTGCGCGCCGCCGACGTGGTGAGCTCGGCCGAGCGGGCTTAG
- a CDS encoding helix-turn-helix domain-containing protein translates to MGANKLREDLSALCSLPAALEAMGERWSFLILRGSFNGLHHFEEFQSELGIARNILANRLARLVDHGILKRQPCADDRRKVEYGLTDKGFALLPTMVALRQWGERWETGVPATPILVDARDGQPIRQIEVLSHDGRVLTKGDLHWALPEDVEAARAAE, encoded by the coding sequence ATGGGTGCGAATAAATTGCGAGAAGACCTATCGGCCTTGTGCAGCCTGCCGGCGGCGCTGGAGGCGATGGGCGAGCGCTGGTCGTTCCTGATCCTTCGCGGCTCGTTCAACGGGCTCCACCATTTCGAGGAATTCCAGTCCGAACTGGGGATCGCCCGCAACATCCTCGCCAACCGGCTCGCCCGGCTGGTCGATCATGGCATCCTCAAGCGCCAGCCCTGCGCCGACGACCGCCGCAAGGTCGAATATGGGCTGACCGACAAGGGTTTCGCCCTGCTGCCGACGATGGTCGCGCTCCGGCAATGGGGCGAGCGCTGGGAAACCGGCGTGCCCGCCACCCCGATCCTCGTCGATGCGCGCGATGGCCAGCCGATCCGCCAGATCGAAGTGCTCAGCCATGACGGCCGCGTGTTGACCAAGGGCGATCTCCACTGGGCGCTGCCCGAGGATGTCGAAGCCGCGCGGGCCGCCGAATAA
- a CDS encoding thioesterase family protein, with translation MNTRPGFPFSTRFRVRYSEIDGQKIVFNSRYLEYGDVALTEFWRWANLADIGPDWLDAEFNVVRATVDFKKSLRFDDMVEAWVRVSGVGNSSLTMAVDLCHAETQELHATIEIVSVHVDLAARRSKPMPDNVRARLAALSG, from the coding sequence ATGAACACCCGCCCCGGCTTCCCCTTCTCGACCCGCTTCCGCGTCCGCTATTCCGAGATCGACGGGCAGAAGATCGTCTTCAACTCGCGCTATCTCGAATATGGCGATGTCGCGCTCACCGAGTTCTGGCGCTGGGCCAACCTGGCGGACATCGGCCCCGACTGGCTCGATGCCGAGTTCAACGTCGTCAGGGCGACGGTCGATTTCAAAAAGTCGCTGCGCTTCGACGACATGGTCGAGGCGTGGGTGCGGGTGAGCGGCGTCGGCAATTCGAGCCTGACCATGGCGGTCGATCTCTGCCACGCCGAAACGCAAGAGCTGCATGCCACGATCGAGATCGTCAGCGTCCATGTCGATCTCGCCGCGCGCCGCTCGAAGCCGATGCCGGACAATGTCCGGGCGCGGCTCGCGGCGCTCAGCGGCTGA
- a CDS encoding LL-diaminopimelate aminotransferase produces the protein MSEEFYRMKRLPPYVIAEVNGMRAAARAAGEDIIDLGMGNPDLPPPPHVIEKLVEVAQKPDAHGYSQSKGIPGLRRAQANYYGRRFGVDVDPETEVVVTMGSKEGLASLATAITAPGDVVLAPNPSYPIHTFGFILAGATIRAVPTTPDEAYFESLERAIAFTVPRPSILVVNYPSNPTAETVDIAFYERLVAWAKENQVWIISDLAYSELYYDGKPTVSILQVPGAKDVAIEFTSLSKTYSMAGWRMGFAVGNKRLIAAMTRVKSYLDYGAFTPIQAAACAALNGPQDIVEKNRELYHKRRDVLVESFGRAGWDIPAPPASMFAWAPLPPALAHLGSLEFSKQLLSHAKVAVAPGVGYGENGEGFVRIAMVENEQRLRQAARNVKKYLQSMGVNTGATKAG, from the coding sequence ATGTCCGAAGAATTCTACCGCATGAAGCGCCTGCCACCCTACGTCATCGCCGAAGTCAACGGCATGCGGGCGGCGGCGCGCGCGGCGGGAGAGGACATTATCGATCTCGGCATGGGCAATCCCGATCTGCCGCCGCCGCCGCACGTCATCGAGAAGCTGGTCGAAGTCGCGCAAAAGCCCGACGCCCATGGCTATTCGCAATCCAAGGGCATTCCCGGGCTGCGCCGCGCCCAGGCCAATTATTACGGCCGCCGCTTCGGCGTCGATGTCGACCCCGAGACCGAAGTGGTGGTGACGATGGGATCGAAGGAGGGGCTCGCCAGCCTCGCCACCGCGATCACCGCCCCCGGCGACGTCGTGCTGGCGCCCAATCCCAGCTACCCGATCCACACCTTTGGCTTCATCCTGGCGGGCGCGACGATCCGCGCCGTGCCGACCACGCCGGACGAAGCCTATTTCGAAAGCCTTGAGCGCGCGATCGCCTTCACGGTGCCGCGGCCCTCGATCCTCGTCGTCAACTATCCGTCGAACCCCACGGCGGAGACGGTCGATATCGCCTTCTACGAGCGCCTCGTCGCCTGGGCCAAGGAGAACCAGGTCTGGATCATCTCCGATCTCGCCTATTCCGAGCTATATTATGACGGCAAGCCGACCGTCTCGATCCTCCAGGTGCCGGGCGCCAAGGATGTCGCGATCGAGTTCACCTCGCTCAGCAAGACCTATTCGATGGCCGGCTGGCGGATGGGCTTCGCGGTCGGCAACAAGCGGCTGATCGCGGCGATGACGCGGGTGAAGTCGTATCTCGATTACGGCGCCTTCACCCCGATCCAGGCCGCGGCCTGCGCGGCGCTCAACGGTCCGCAGGACATCGTCGAGAAGAACCGCGAGCTTTACCACAAGCGCCGCGACGTGCTGGTCGAAAGCTTCGGCCGCGCCGGCTGGGATATCCCCGCCCCGCCGGCAAGCATGTTCGCCTGGGCGCCGCTGCCGCCGGCGCTGGCGCATCTCGGCAGCCTCGAATTCTCCAAGCAATTGCTCAGCCACGCCAAGGTCGCGGTCGCGCCCGGCGTCGGTTATGGCGAGAATGGCGAAGGCTTTGTCCGCATCGCCATGGTCGAGAACGAACAGCGCCTCCGCCAGGCGGCGCGCAACGTGAAGAAGTACCTCCAGTCGATGGGGGTCAATACCGGGGCCACGAAGGCGGGATGA